In Cupriavidus basilensis, one genomic interval encodes:
- a CDS encoding class I SAM-dependent methyltransferase: MHKGASLPLPPADALSASAALTAHIGQAIDDAGGWLGFDRYMALALYAPGLGYYSGGAAKFGRDARDGSDFITAPELSPYFARTLARQFAPLLAQGLSQVLEFGAGTGRLAADLLLALEQEGQLPERYAIVELSGELRARQQATLATRAPHLAPRVTWLDTLPEHFEGIVVGNEVLDAMPVRLFARSHGRWLERGVARRDSNADASDASEAAFGFSDRPVAADALPASLHAMAGDHDIVTETHAEAEGFMRAVGTMLTRGAVFLIDYGFPAAEYYHPQRVGGTLMCHYRHHAHPDPFLYPGLQDITAHVNFSGIAHAAADAGLTVAGFASQARFLMNAGITELLMALDPNDTRNFLPAANAVQKLLSEAEMGELFKVIALTRDFDAALPLAGFARGDRSHAL; the protein is encoded by the coding sequence TCCGCCGCGCTTACCGCGCACATCGGCCAGGCTATCGACGACGCGGGCGGCTGGCTCGGTTTCGACCGCTATATGGCGCTTGCGCTATATGCGCCCGGGCTGGGCTACTACAGCGGCGGCGCCGCCAAGTTCGGCCGCGACGCGCGCGATGGCAGCGACTTCATCACCGCCCCCGAACTCAGCCCGTATTTCGCCCGTACGCTCGCACGCCAGTTCGCGCCACTGCTGGCGCAGGGCCTGTCGCAGGTCCTGGAATTCGGCGCCGGCACCGGCCGGCTCGCCGCCGACCTGCTGCTGGCCCTGGAGCAGGAAGGCCAGTTGCCCGAGCGCTACGCCATCGTCGAGCTGTCCGGCGAGCTGCGCGCGCGCCAGCAGGCCACGCTGGCCACGCGCGCGCCGCATCTGGCCCCGCGCGTCACCTGGCTGGATACGCTGCCCGAGCATTTCGAAGGGATCGTGGTCGGCAACGAAGTACTGGACGCCATGCCGGTGCGGCTGTTCGCCCGCAGCCACGGCCGCTGGCTGGAGCGCGGCGTAGCCCGCCGGGACAGCAATGCTGACGCATCTGACGCATCCGAAGCAGCCTTCGGCTTCTCGGACCGCCCCGTGGCGGCCGACGCCCTGCCCGCATCCCTGCATGCCATGGCCGGCGACCACGACATCGTCACCGAAACCCACGCCGAGGCTGAAGGCTTCATGCGCGCGGTGGGCACGATGCTCACGCGGGGTGCGGTGTTCCTGATCGATTACGGTTTCCCCGCGGCCGAGTACTACCATCCGCAGCGCGTCGGCGGCACGCTGATGTGCCACTACCGCCATCACGCCCACCCGGACCCCTTCCTCTACCCTGGCCTGCAGGACATCACCGCCCACGTCAACTTCAGCGGCATCGCCCACGCCGCGGCCGATGCCGGGCTGACGGTGGCCGGCTTCGCCTCGCAGGCGCGCTTCCTGATGAACGCCGGCATCACCGAGCTGCTGATGGCGCTGGACCCCAACGACACGCGCAACTTCCTGCCCGCCGCCAACGCGGTGCAAAAGCTGCTGTCCGAGGCCGAGATGGGCGAACTGTTCAAGGTAATCGCGCTGACCCGCGACTTTGATGCGGCGCTGCCGCTGGCAGGCTTCGCACGCGGCGACCGCAGCCACGCGCTATAG